In Pseudomonadota bacterium, one genomic interval encodes:
- a CDS encoding complex I NDUFA9 subunit family protein — MRQTTLCILGGTGFVGRHLAARLTREGCRVRILTRRRERHRELLVNPDIELLAADSHDPDTLTRHLAGVDVVINLVGILNDPDPRGSGFRRAHVELPRKLVDAARACGVPRLLHMSALNANAQERQCRYLQTKGEGEDLVHAAAGPDLVVTSFRPSVIFGPGDGFFNRFAGLLQLAPGVFPLACPQSRFAPVCVHDVTAALCRCLDDATGGERLELCGPEVFTLQTLVEYTRAQLGLHRAIIGLGRTLSRLQAQVLGLLPGQPFTLDNFYALQLDSICTSNALPLLGIQPTPVEAVVPGYLGGGGSRARYDAFRRHAGRP, encoded by the coding sequence ATGCGACAGACGACCCTGTGCATACTCGGCGGCACCGGCTTCGTGGGCCGCCACCTGGCCGCCCGCCTCACCCGGGAGGGTTGCCGCGTGCGCATCCTCACCCGTCGGCGCGAACGGCACCGCGAGCTGCTGGTCAACCCCGACATCGAGCTGCTGGCGGCGGACAGCCACGATCCGGACACGCTGACGCGGCACCTGGCGGGCGTGGACGTCGTGATCAACCTGGTCGGCATCCTCAACGACCCCGATCCGCGCGGCAGCGGTTTCCGACGCGCGCACGTCGAGCTGCCGCGCAAGCTCGTCGATGCCGCGCGCGCCTGCGGGGTGCCGCGCCTGCTGCACATGAGCGCGCTGAATGCCAACGCGCAGGAGCGGCAATGCCGCTACCTGCAGACCAAGGGCGAGGGCGAAGACCTCGTGCATGCCGCGGCCGGCCCGGACCTGGTGGTGACGAGCTTCCGCCCCTCGGTGATCTTCGGGCCTGGCGACGGCTTCTTCAACCGCTTCGCCGGCCTGCTGCAGCTGGCGCCGGGCGTGTTTCCGCTGGCCTGTCCGCAGAGCCGCTTCGCGCCGGTGTGCGTGCATGATGTGACAGCGGCACTGTGCCGCTGCCTCGATGACGCCACCGGCGGCGAACGCCTCGAGCTGTGCGGACCCGAGGTGTTCACGCTGCAGACGCTGGTCGAATACACGCGCGCGCAGCTGGGCCTGCACCGTGCCATCATCGGCCTGGGCCGGACACTCTCGCGCCTGCAGGCACAGGTGCTGGGCCTGCTGCCCGGGCAGCCGTTCACGCTCGACAACTTCTACGCGCTGCAGCTGGACAGCATCTGCACCAGCAATGCCCTGCCGCTGCTGGGTATCCAGCCGACACCGGTCGAGGCCGTGGTGCCCGGTTACCTCGGCGGCGGCGGCAGCCGCGCGCGTTACGACGCATTCCGCCGCCACGCAGGGCGTCCCTGA
- a CDS encoding transglycosylase SLT domain-containing protein, producing MTTALEKVLAISCLVAALCAPAALRAAADDPLAAARARFEDARKALNDHRKDDYRKLARKLKDYPLYPYLEYWELNDRLSSAGNREVSAFLKNYADQPVGIRLRRAWLYQLARRQDWKHYLDAYEGGQPVELQCYRLQAKLHTDDTATLVDAALPLWLVGYSQDSACDPVFDYLEQQGKITDDLVWERIRLAMNNGNASLATWLAKRLPTADQDWVTLWREARQRPAETLDDPQLRRDTPIAREIVLYAIRRIAGSDEQQARDRWQSVRTRYDFSAEDAGRMERTLALYAGWRQHPQAHAWLEAVPAAAVDSEVREWRARSAIAAGLWLDVLKHIAAMPPAEAQAEEWRYWEAVALEHTGQKQAAQDRLAPLARERDYHGFLAADALRWPYVMNNQPLDFNRDELDSIRALPGMVRARELLLVDLPTDARREWLHVIEGFDATRLKLAAVLASEWGWHDSAILTVARSSDYDDLQLRFPIDHGEDVERYASANRLDPGHVFAVIRTESAFNKDARSGAGAMGLMQLMPATGRSTARKYRIPLASTKSLYEPEQNIRIGTAYLKQVMEQYDDNVVLASAAYNAGPQRVNRWLPEEHERPAENWVAAIPFDETRKYVQRILSYAAIYDWRLDRPITPLSEHMPDVKPKEQYDKGDGR from the coding sequence ATGACAACCGCGCTTGAAAAGGTCCTGGCAATTTCCTGCCTGGTGGCGGCGTTGTGCGCGCCCGCCGCCCTGCGCGCGGCAGCGGACGACCCGCTCGCCGCCGCCCGCGCCCGCTTCGAGGACGCGCGCAAGGCGCTGAACGATCACCGCAAGGACGACTACCGCAAGCTCGCGCGCAAGCTGAAGGATTATCCCCTCTACCCCTACCTCGAGTACTGGGAACTCAACGACCGTCTGTCCAGCGCCGGCAACCGCGAGGTGAGCGCCTTCCTCAAGAACTACGCCGACCAGCCGGTCGGCATAAGGCTGCGCCGTGCCTGGCTGTACCAGCTCGCACGCAGACAGGACTGGAAACACTACCTGGATGCGTACGAGGGCGGTCAGCCGGTCGAGCTGCAGTGTTATCGCCTGCAGGCGAAGCTCCATACCGACGATACCGCGACACTGGTCGATGCCGCCCTGCCGCTCTGGCTGGTGGGCTACTCGCAGGACAGCGCCTGCGACCCCGTCTTCGACTACCTCGAACAGCAGGGCAAGATCACCGACGATCTCGTCTGGGAACGCATCCGCCTGGCCATGAACAACGGTAACGCCAGTCTCGCCACCTGGCTCGCGAAACGCCTGCCGACCGCCGACCAGGATTGGGTCACACTCTGGCGCGAGGCACGGCAACGGCCGGCCGAAACCCTCGATGACCCGCAGCTGCGGCGCGATACACCCATTGCACGCGAAATCGTCCTTTACGCCATCCGGCGCATCGCCGGCAGCGACGAGCAGCAGGCACGCGACCGCTGGCAGTCTGTCCGTACGCGCTACGATTTTTCCGCGGAAGATGCCGGCCGCATGGAGCGGACCCTCGCACTGTATGCCGGCTGGCGGCAGCACCCGCAGGCGCATGCATGGCTGGAAGCGGTGCCCGCCGCGGCGGTCGACAGCGAGGTGCGCGAATGGCGCGCGCGCAGCGCGATTGCTGCCGGTCTCTGGCTCGATGTGCTCAAGCACATCGCGGCCATGCCGCCAGCCGAGGCCCAGGCGGAGGAATGGCGCTACTGGGAGGCCGTCGCCCTCGAGCACACGGGACAGAAACAGGCGGCGCAGGACCGGCTTGCACCGCTGGCCCGTGAACGCGACTACCACGGCTTCCTGGCGGCGGACGCGTTGCGCTGGCCGTACGTGATGAACAACCAGCCGCTGGATTTCAACCGCGACGAGCTGGACTCGATCCGCGCACTGCCGGGCATGGTACGCGCCCGCGAGCTGCTGCTGGTCGACCTGCCGACCGACGCGCGGCGGGAATGGCTGCATGTCATCGAGGGCTTCGATGCCACCCGGCTCAAGCTCGCCGCCGTGCTGGCGAGCGAGTGGGGTTGGCATGACAGCGCCATACTGACGGTCGCGCGCAGCAGCGACTACGACGACCTGCAACTGCGCTTCCCGATCGATCACGGCGAGGATGTCGAGCGTTATGCCAGCGCCAACCGGCTCGACCCCGGCCACGTCTTCGCGGTCATCCGCACGGAAAGCGCCTTCAACAAGGATGCCCGTTCCGGCGCCGGCGCCATGGGGCTGATGCAGTTGATGCCGGCCACCGGCCGCAGCACGGCACGCAAGTACCGCATCCCGCTCGCCAGCACGAAGAGCCTCTACGAACCGGAGCAGAACATCCGCATCGGCACGGCCTACCTGAAGCAGGTGATGGAACAGTACGACGACAACGTCGTGCTCGCCTCGGCCGCCTACAACGCCGGGCCACAGCGCGTCAACCGCTGGCTGCCCGAGGAGCACGAGCGGCCGGCGGAAAACTGGGTGGCCGCGATCCCGTTCGACGAAACACGCAAGTACGTGCAGCGCATCCTCTCCTATGCAGCCATCTACGATTGGCGCCTGGACCGGCCGATCACACCGTTGTCGGAACACATGCCCGACGTCAAGCCGAAGGAACAGTACGACAAGGGCGACGGGCGCTGA